From Jeotgalibaca dankookensis, one genomic window encodes:
- a CDS encoding ABC transporter ATP-binding protein, which translates to MEPIISVSHYTKKYGSFTAVDDVSFEVEEGSIFAFLGPNGAGKSTMINTLCTLLEKTSGQLTINGFDLDTQKNEVRKSIGVVFQDQTLDEKMTVHENLKMHGVFYQVPKKELKEQIHFVLELVDLLEWQDASVSSLSGGMKRRVEIARALLHYPRVLFLDEPTTGLDPQTRNRMWEYILRLQKEKNITIFLTTHYMDEAEICDRVAIIDGGKIVVNDHPQALKQKYTRDKAKVRLKDPLKFIQALEDENFTYQQLENGYLSVHIDDIQIFLSFIESFKEEIESLEIKNGTLNDVFLEITGKEIREEAAE; encoded by the coding sequence ATGGAACCAATTATTTCTGTTTCCCATTATACAAAAAAGTATGGTTCATTCACTGCTGTTGACGATGTGTCGTTTGAGGTAGAAGAAGGGAGTATTTTTGCTTTCCTTGGTCCAAACGGAGCTGGCAAGAGCACCATGATTAATACGCTTTGTACGCTCTTAGAAAAAACATCTGGCCAATTAACCATCAATGGTTTTGACTTGGATACACAGAAAAATGAGGTACGAAAAAGCATCGGTGTTGTTTTCCAAGATCAAACCTTAGATGAAAAAATGACCGTTCATGAGAACCTGAAAATGCATGGGGTATTTTATCAAGTTCCTAAAAAAGAACTAAAAGAACAAATTCATTTTGTTTTGGAACTTGTCGATTTATTAGAATGGCAAGATGCATCGGTTTCGAGCCTTTCGGGTGGGATGAAGCGACGGGTAGAAATTGCCCGTGCACTCTTACATTATCCGCGTGTTCTTTTCCTAGATGAACCGACAACAGGCCTGGACCCACAGACACGGAACCGGATGTGGGAATATATTTTACGCTTGCAGAAAGAAAAAAACATTACGATTTTTCTTACCACACACTATATGGACGAAGCAGAAATTTGCGACCGTGTTGCCATTATTGATGGAGGAAAGATTGTTGTGAATGACCACCCCCAAGCTTTAAAACAAAAATATACCCGAGATAAAGCTAAAGTTCGTCTCAAAGACCCGCTTAAATTTATTCAAGCACTTGAAGATGAAAACTTTACTTATCAGCAGTTAGAAAATGGTTATTTATCTGTTCACATTGATGATATTCAAATTTTTCTAAGCTTTATTGAGTCTTTCAAGGAAGAAATCGAAAGTCTTGAAATCAAAAATGGCACACTTAATGACGTCTTTTTAGAAATCACTGGTAAAGAAATTCGTGAGGAGGCAGCAGAATGA
- a CDS encoding TetR/AcrR family transcriptional regulator — protein sequence MENNLSNHKEVILSQAKKIAVSDGISKINIRTVAKNSGIAIGTVYNYFPSKGDLLISVVTEFWDEAFADLEGITSTSSNFFDNLENIYRVLDNYLHHFKENWLNQLVLLKADEKVMARKKEEEYFQKVHDKLILLIDRDPDLQDYPWSEVISKEKMAEFIFDHMLIILKKEKGDLTFFIALLKQILINKNRTV from the coding sequence GTGGAAAATAATTTGAGCAACCATAAAGAAGTTATCTTGTCACAGGCAAAAAAAATTGCAGTAAGCGATGGTATCAGCAAAATAAATATTCGAACCGTTGCTAAAAACAGTGGCATTGCGATTGGAACGGTTTATAATTACTTCCCATCTAAAGGGGATTTATTGATATCGGTGGTGACAGAGTTTTGGGACGAAGCCTTTGCGGATCTAGAAGGAATCACTTCTACAAGTTCAAATTTTTTTGATAATTTAGAAAATATATATAGGGTCTTAGATAATTATCTCCATCATTTCAAAGAGAATTGGCTGAATCAACTTGTTTTACTAAAAGCAGATGAAAAGGTAATGGCCCGAAAAAAAGAAGAAGAGTACTTCCAGAAGGTACACGATAAACTAATTTTACTCATAGACCGTGATCCGGATTTACAAGACTATCCATGGTCAGAAGTTATTTCGAAAGAAAAGATGGCGGAATTTATATTTGATCATATGCTAATAATACTAAAAAAAGAGAAGGGCGATTTAACATTTTTCATCGCACTCTTAAAACAAATACTTATAAATAAAAATCGGACAGTGTAG
- a CDS encoding DUF72 domain-containing protein: MIEIGLTGWSDHPLICPDPKRKLVDYASHFPIVELDSSFYAIPPAKNITKWIETTPDTFQFIPKAYAPLTGHKGQIKETRSLEELFKIYRLTFDPMVKRGKIKAFLFQFPPTFVCQKEEVSYLRRVRRLMGDLPIAVEFRNQSWYSDEFKEGTLAFLKEMQFIHVVVDQPQTPHNSVPFTPVASNPDKTFIRLHGRNYEGWLGDDTKDWRTFRTLYDYSDEDLEEIKQAALDLEKESKEVTVIFNNNSGGHAAKNAKTLQKMLGIEFDGLAPQQMNLFL, translated from the coding sequence ATGATTGAAATTGGACTTACCGGTTGGTCCGATCACCCACTTATCTGTCCAGATCCCAAAAGAAAATTAGTGGATTACGCTAGTCATTTTCCGATCGTCGAACTGGATTCAAGTTTCTATGCTATTCCACCTGCCAAAAATATTACCAAATGGATTGAAACGACGCCTGACACCTTTCAGTTCATCCCAAAAGCTTACGCCCCACTTACTGGTCACAAAGGTCAAATAAAAGAAACACGCAGTTTGGAAGAACTGTTTAAAATCTATCGATTGACCTTTGATCCAATGGTTAAGCGCGGAAAAATAAAAGCTTTTCTGTTTCAATTCCCACCGACCTTTGTCTGTCAAAAAGAAGAAGTTTCATACTTAAGACGCGTCCGCCGTCTGATGGGGGATTTACCCATTGCAGTGGAATTTCGTAACCAAAGTTGGTACAGTGATGAATTTAAAGAAGGCACACTCGCTTTTTTAAAAGAAATGCAGTTCATTCACGTCGTTGTCGACCAACCTCAAACGCCCCATAATTCAGTCCCTTTCACTCCTGTGGCATCAAACCCCGACAAAACCTTCATTCGCTTACATGGGCGTAACTATGAAGGCTGGTTAGGCGATGATACAAAGGATTGGCGGACCTTTCGTACCTTATACGACTATAGTGATGAAGACCTAGAAGAAATCAAACAAGCAGCCTTAGATTTAGAAAAAGAATCCAAAGAAGTCACCGTTATCTTTAATAATAACTCGGGCGGACATGCTGCTAAAAATGCCAAGACCCTTCAGAAAATGCTGGGTATTGAGTTTGACGGATTAGCGCCCCAACAGATGAATTTGTTTCTATAA
- a CDS encoding nitroreductase family protein: MTDSAGRRSIRRYNPDVKIPKEEMLTIIQEATRAPSAVNMQSWRFVVVESEEGKEQLTPFIRRNISQNESAAAMILVFGDLQCYEYGEEIYNQAVNEKKMTPETRDDQLGRIIPHYRNFSKEKMEKVVTIDAGLVAMQLMLVARNHHYDTCPITGFHSDGLAEAFGLDAERYYPVMVVSIGQAAETGFDTVRLDAEQITYFK; encoded by the coding sequence ATGACGGATTCAGCTGGTAGACGGTCAATTCGTCGGTATAATCCCGATGTCAAAATTCCTAAAGAAGAGATGCTTACCATTATTCAAGAAGCTACCCGGGCTCCTTCTGCCGTTAATATGCAGTCATGGCGGTTTGTTGTTGTAGAAAGTGAAGAAGGAAAAGAACAACTAACCCCTTTTATTCGTCGAAATATTAGTCAAAATGAAAGTGCTGCGGCGATGATTTTAGTTTTTGGTGACTTACAGTGCTATGAATATGGAGAGGAAATCTATAACCAAGCAGTCAATGAGAAGAAAATGACACCCGAAACGAGAGATGACCAGTTGGGTCGCATTATTCCCCACTACCGAAATTTCTCGAAAGAAAAAATGGAGAAAGTCGTCACCATCGATGCCGGTCTCGTAGCCATGCAACTGATGCTTGTTGCCAGAAACCATCACTATGATACTTGCCCCATTACGGGGTTTCATTCAGATGGTCTAGCTGAAGCATTTGGTTTAGATGCGGAACGCTATTACCCGGTTATGGTTGTCTCAATCGGCCAGGCAGCAGAAACCGGATTTGATACCGTTCGATTGGATGCGGAACAAATTACCTATTTTAAATAA
- a CDS encoding amidohydrolase family protein yields the protein MAQKYDLSIDMHADFGTDASGPQNTVVELIAEKTIERGYEGRVSLGHVTTLGSIDPEVAEPIFEKLAKAQVTIVPLPATDMFMNGQAERKNKPRGMAPVKAMLEKGVNVAYSSNNIRNAFTPFGDANLVTVGYLLQVSQQMGSAKERSQVVEMATTSPAKTLELTDTYGIEVGKHADLNIFDSHTIRDFINDQSKLRYVIKKGEILVKNEYYTELNALLEDE from the coding sequence TTGGCTCAAAAATATGACTTATCTATTGATATGCATGCGGACTTTGGAACCGATGCTTCAGGCCCACAAAACACGGTTGTTGAATTGATTGCTGAAAAAACAATCGAACGGGGTTATGAAGGGCGCGTTTCATTAGGGCATGTGACCACTCTGGGCTCAATTGATCCAGAAGTCGCCGAACCTATTTTTGAAAAATTAGCCAAAGCCCAAGTGACCATTGTTCCCTTACCAGCAACCGATATGTTTATGAATGGGCAAGCTGAAAGAAAAAATAAACCGCGTGGTATGGCACCGGTAAAAGCCATGCTAGAAAAAGGCGTAAATGTGGCCTATTCTTCCAATAATATCCGTAATGCCTTTACACCCTTTGGGGATGCAAATCTCGTGACAGTTGGCTACCTCTTACAAGTGTCTCAACAAATGGGCTCTGCTAAGGAACGGTCTCAAGTGGTCGAAATGGCAACAACCAGTCCGGCTAAAACTCTGGAATTAACAGATACATATGGGATTGAAGTGGGTAAGCATGCTGATTTAAATATTTTCGATAGCCATACCATTCGGGACTTCATTAATGATCAATCTAAACTTCGTTATGTCATTAAAAAAGGTGAAATTCTCGTTAAAAATGAATACTATACTGAGTTAAACGCTTTATTAGAAGACGAATAA
- a CDS encoding amidohydrolase family protein, with protein MTNILIRNAHLKDEQPTTDIKISGSKIIEIGNNLVNDNDALEIDAEGNVVLPTFIESHIHPDKAFLEERKPNVSGTLAEALKNTAELKAKYTYDDVFSRAQRLIKWSIRNGTTIMRAIPDVDPFEETLGVRVLVDLREKYKDLLDMQICAFPQEGIVRHPEVYDMMEESIKMGADIVGGCPYSEDSIEDTKKHIEMVFCFGSKI; from the coding sequence ATGACTAATATTTTAATCCGAAATGCTCATTTGAAAGACGAACAACCAACCACTGATATTAAGATCAGTGGTTCAAAAATTATTGAAATCGGAAACAACCTTGTTAATGACAATGATGCTCTTGAAATTGACGCAGAAGGAAACGTTGTCTTGCCAACTTTTATAGAAAGTCATATCCATCCTGATAAGGCATTTTTAGAAGAGCGTAAACCCAATGTATCCGGCACCTTAGCGGAAGCTCTTAAAAATACTGCTGAGTTAAAAGCTAAATATACCTATGATGATGTTTTTAGTAGAGCCCAACGTTTGATCAAATGGTCCATTCGAAATGGGACTACCATTATGCGCGCTATTCCTGACGTGGATCCCTTTGAAGAAACCTTAGGCGTTAGAGTTCTGGTTGATTTAAGAGAGAAATATAAGGATTTATTGGATATGCAAATTTGCGCCTTTCCACAAGAGGGAATCGTCCGGCACCCAGAAGTCTACGATATGATGGAAGAGTCTATTAAAATGGGTGCGGATATTGTCGGAGGTTGTCCGTATAGTGAGGATTCAATTGAAGATACAAAGAAACATATTGAGATGGTTTTTTGTTTTGGCTCAAAAATATGA
- a CDS encoding glycosyltransferase family 4 protein, which produces MRIYLCSDFQSLIKQSGIGRAMLHQQMALDEQRIPYTTTGEEPYDIIHINTIFPQSHLKAKRARRAGKAVIYHAHSTIEDFRNSYFFANTLAPLFGWWLKKCYQSADLLLTPSDYSKSLIEAYRLEVPIAVISNGIDLTYWRSSEQEQKQFRETYAISPDDKLIISVGHQIKRKGILDFVAMAKALPDYQFIWFGYTDKKLLSKEIVQAVETDLPNLQFPGYIERDSLRVAYQACDLYVFLTHEETEGIVLLEALASKTPTLVRDIPVFNFYKAGETLYKGQTLNDFICYTQKILQGECPPLVENAYKKVSEKSIQRVGDELRKNYLRVLSIKKESTESV; this is translated from the coding sequence ATGCGCATTTATCTCTGTAGTGATTTTCAATCACTCATTAAACAAAGCGGTATTGGTCGCGCCATGTTGCACCAACAAATGGCTTTAGACGAACAAAGGATTCCTTATACCACAACTGGTGAAGAACCTTATGATATTATTCATATCAACACAATTTTCCCTCAATCTCACTTGAAGGCTAAACGAGCAAGAAGGGCTGGTAAAGCAGTTATCTACCATGCGCATTCTACCATTGAGGATTTTCGAAATTCCTATTTTTTCGCCAATACGTTGGCGCCTTTGTTTGGATGGTGGCTTAAAAAGTGCTATCAATCGGCAGATTTACTATTGACACCTTCTGATTATTCAAAATCTTTAATCGAAGCATATAGACTAGAAGTGCCAATCGCTGTCATATCCAATGGAATCGATCTTACCTACTGGAGAAGTAGTGAACAGGAACAAAAACAATTTCGAGAAACGTATGCCATCAGTCCGGACGATAAGCTGATTATTTCTGTAGGCCACCAAATAAAGCGAAAAGGAATCCTAGATTTCGTCGCTATGGCCAAAGCACTCCCGGACTATCAATTTATCTGGTTTGGTTATACGGATAAAAAATTACTTTCTAAAGAAATCGTCCAAGCAGTTGAGACAGATTTACCCAATCTACAGTTTCCGGGATATATTGAACGTGATTCCTTACGAGTTGCTTATCAAGCTTGTGATTTGTATGTGTTTTTGACACATGAAGAAACAGAGGGCATCGTTTTATTAGAGGCGTTAGCTAGTAAAACACCAACACTTGTTCGGGATATTCCCGTGTTTAACTTTTATAAAGCAGGTGAAACTCTTTATAAAGGTCAGACATTAAATGATTTTATCTGTTACACGCAAAAGATTCTTCAAGGAGAATGTCCCCCATTGGTGGAGAATGCTTATAAGAAAGTATCCGAAAAAAGCATCCAGCGAGTTGGGGATGAGCTCAGAAAAAATTACCTGCGGGTCTTATCGATAAAAAAGGAATCAACTGAATCCGTTTGA
- a CDS encoding TVP38/TMEM64 family protein: protein MDPKHPHMFSKKTSLSFLRRYKRYFQISLRLLAISGVFLTIYGFYWGYHQNLFTSDLALSQFLQSIGPLAPFLFMMLQIIQTMFPLIPGGLTIPGGLMIFGMGYGYLLNFVGIMIGSIINFTLARKFGRPLVQSLMGNRTFNRYVRWLDNPKQFKRLFIFGMFFPLSPADLLCYLAGLSDLSYRDYLLILSLGKPIALFLYSYGMVEILNRLFQLL, encoded by the coding sequence ATGGATCCAAAACACCCACATATGTTCTCAAAAAAGACCTCACTTTCATTTTTACGTCGCTATAAACGGTATTTTCAGATTAGTTTACGACTGCTAGCTATTTCGGGTGTCTTTTTAACTATTTATGGATTTTATTGGGGCTATCATCAAAATCTTTTTACTTCTGACCTTGCTTTGAGTCAATTCTTACAAAGTATCGGGCCCCTAGCTCCATTTTTATTTATGATGCTTCAAATCATTCAAACAATGTTCCCACTAATCCCTGGCGGTCTCACAATACCAGGAGGTCTAATGATCTTTGGCATGGGCTATGGCTATCTTTTAAACTTTGTCGGGATTATGATTGGATCGATTATAAATTTTACGCTTGCCCGAAAGTTCGGACGACCACTTGTGCAGTCATTGATGGGAAACAGAACTTTTAATAGGTATGTTCGTTGGTTGGATAACCCGAAGCAATTTAAAAGGTTATTTATATTTGGAATGTTTTTCCCACTGTCGCCGGCAGATCTTCTCTGTTATTTAGCAGGTTTATCTGATCTTTCCTATCGTGACTATCTATTAATCCTATCACTCGGAAAACCGATTGCCTTATTTCTATATTCTTACGGAATGGTAGAAATACTCAACCGACTTTTTCAACTACTATAA
- a CDS encoding glycosyltransferase family 4 protein → MKVLLVTDLYIPVINGVVTSTLSLKKSLEKLGHDIRVLTLSEDDYIDKKNNIYGVSSFNVNKIYPDARVKLIKDRAVLKKIMEWEPDIIHTQSEFSTFRMAKYIAHHLSIPMVHTYHTVYEDYTHYFSPSKLAGRKVVSLLSRKILREAEYIIVPTEKVKQLLASYEVTQPIRVIPTGIQLERFNKKMQPQERKKLLEKWGIPDDKFLLLSLGRLGKEKNVEELIYFVSRLQEDVHLLIVGDGPNRAELEMYANKLGMSDRVTFTGMIDPLQVASFYQNANLFVSASTSETQGLTYIEALASALPILCRADKAMDDIVIKEKTGFQYHNFEEFEVYLNQMIQNKTLYLNMSAESKTFAHKHYSSEHFGKNVCAIYRKALETYHQEDTIPYTEWE, encoded by the coding sequence ATGAAAGTTTTATTAGTAACAGACTTATATATTCCTGTAATCAACGGTGTTGTTACTTCAACTCTCTCATTAAAAAAATCTTTAGAAAAATTAGGACATGATATACGTGTTTTAACATTGTCTGAGGATGATTACATTGATAAGAAAAATAATATTTACGGCGTTTCTTCATTTAATGTTAATAAAATCTATCCAGATGCTCGAGTAAAGTTAATTAAAGATCGAGCGGTTCTAAAAAAGATAATGGAGTGGGAACCTGATATCATCCATACACAAAGTGAATTTAGCACCTTCCGAATGGCCAAATATATTGCCCATCATTTATCAATCCCAATGGTGCATACCTATCATACTGTGTACGAGGACTACACCCATTATTTCTCACCTAGCAAACTAGCCGGACGAAAAGTCGTTTCGCTATTATCTCGAAAAATATTACGCGAAGCAGAGTATATCATTGTCCCAACTGAAAAAGTTAAACAGCTTTTGGCTAGCTATGAAGTAACGCAACCCATTAGGGTTATTCCTACTGGGATTCAATTAGAGCGTTTCAACAAAAAAATGCAACCGCAGGAACGAAAGAAGCTTCTGGAAAAATGGGGAATCCCCGATGATAAATTTCTGCTATTGTCGCTTGGACGACTAGGTAAAGAAAAGAACGTGGAAGAATTAATCTACTTTGTATCGCGTCTACAAGAAGATGTCCACTTATTAATTGTTGGAGATGGACCTAATCGCGCTGAACTAGAAATGTATGCAAACAAATTAGGTATGTCTGATCGAGTAACTTTTACCGGCATGATTGATCCCCTTCAAGTTGCATCTTTCTATCAGAATGCCAATTTATTTGTGAGTGCTTCAACTAGTGAGACGCAAGGATTGACCTATATCGAAGCGCTTGCGAGCGCCTTACCTATTTTATGCCGTGCAGATAAAGCCATGGATGACATTGTTATTAAAGAGAAAACAGGATTTCAATATCATAATTTTGAAGAATTTGAAGTGTATTTAAACCAAATGATCCAAAATAAAACACTCTATCTCAATATGAGCGCTGAGTCCAAAACATTTGCCCATAAACATTACTCTTCGGAGCATTTTGGGAAAAATGTCTGTGCGATTTATCGAAAAGCTCTTGAAACCTATCATCAAGAAGATACCATTCCTTATACCGAATGGGAGTAA
- a CDS encoding hemolysin family protein translates to MVASTFLLIALVLLNGFFAASELAFIAVNETKLMSQAKVGERKAERVLKLKRTPNKFLSTIQIGVSLASIFSGVFASEAFATLFTEWLLSFFALSYGTVKTFSMVIVTLITSYLMLVFGELVPKRIALANPEKVAYFSVYPLSALARVTTPIVKLLSLSTNATLKLVGINPKEIKEAVTEEEIRAMVIAGDISPIEKEMIENIFKFDDMPVARIMTHRAEIVAIDSKESFDTILDRIHKERYTRYPVYEGTIDTIIGIIHLRELLRYIQVSKKEDFKIHNLLKKPYFVPDSKRADEIFRELQKQQTHMGIVIDEYGKTAGLVTMENLIEEVMGEISDEYDVQKEFEIITLSDDEYLVAGAYMLDDLQDLLKIRLPTKKYDTVNGFMIGQLGKIPTEEDLIENRSVFIYKGYRFLIEELENKMIAKARITKKSLEVDESSSNDYP, encoded by the coding sequence ATGGTTGCTTCAACCTTTTTATTAATTGCGCTTGTTTTATTAAATGGTTTTTTTGCCGCAAGCGAACTTGCGTTTATAGCGGTAAATGAAACAAAATTGATGAGCCAAGCGAAAGTAGGAGAACGGAAAGCCGAACGGGTTTTAAAACTCAAACGAACGCCTAATAAGTTCTTGTCAACCATCCAAATTGGTGTCTCGTTAGCGAGTATCTTTTCAGGTGTTTTTGCTTCGGAAGCTTTTGCGACTCTTTTTACTGAGTGGCTTTTAAGCTTTTTTGCCTTGTCATATGGAACAGTCAAGACCTTTTCCATGGTTATTGTTACACTCATAACTTCTTACTTAATGTTGGTCTTTGGTGAATTAGTTCCTAAACGGATTGCACTGGCAAATCCAGAGAAAGTTGCTTATTTCAGTGTTTATCCTTTATCAGCCTTAGCACGTGTGACTACACCTATTGTAAAACTCTTATCGTTGTCTACTAATGCGACTTTAAAGCTAGTTGGTATTAATCCTAAGGAGATAAAAGAAGCTGTCACAGAGGAAGAAATTCGTGCAATGGTTATCGCCGGTGATATCAGTCCAATCGAAAAAGAAATGATTGAAAATATTTTTAAATTTGATGATATGCCAGTAGCCAGAATTATGACTCATCGCGCAGAAATAGTAGCGATTGATTCAAAGGAAAGCTTTGACACCATTCTTGACCGTATCCACAAAGAACGTTATACCCGCTATCCCGTTTACGAAGGAACAATTGACACTATTATTGGTATTATTCATTTACGTGAATTGCTTCGTTATATTCAAGTAAGTAAAAAAGAGGATTTTAAAATTCATAACTTATTAAAAAAACCCTATTTTGTACCTGATTCTAAGCGAGCTGATGAAATATTTAGAGAGCTACAAAAACAACAAACACATATGGGAATTGTCATTGATGAATATGGTAAAACAGCTGGACTTGTTACAATGGAAAATTTGATAGAAGAAGTTATGGGAGAAATTTCTGATGAGTATGATGTTCAAAAAGAATTTGAAATCATAACTTTATCAGACGACGAGTATCTTGTGGCGGGTGCTTATATGCTTGACGATTTACAAGACCTTCTTAAAATAAGGTTACCAACTAAAAAATATGATACTGTAAACGGGTTTATGATTGGCCAGTTAGGAAAAATTCCAACTGAAGAAGATCTAATCGAGAATCGTTCAGTATTTATTTATAAAGGATATCGTTTTCTAATTGAAGAACTTGAGAATAAAATGATTGCAAAAGCTAGAATTACTAAAAAAAGTTTAGAAGTTGATGAAAGTAGTTCAAACGATTATCCTTAA
- the arcD gene encoding arginine-ornithine antiporter, translating into MVKQQKGISKMGLIALVISSSLGSGVFGITSDLARAAAPGPAIIAWIIVGIGFLALVLSLNNLAAKRPDLDGGIFGYAEETFGKLGGFISGWGHWLSCWLGNVAFATIMMSAIGNFLPVFEGGQNIPSILMGTVFIWALTLLVNNGMESASFVNTIITICKLVPLLLFLIITAVSFKAGVFTSSFWGNVSTNLIQNPVNTATIFEQIKGCLMVMMWVFVGIEGASILANRAEKRSDAQQATIIGLIGLLTIYILASLLPYGVLTQDELASVSQPAMANILRMIVGNWGAALINIGLIISVLGSWLSWTMLPAETAFLMARDGILPKRWGKTNINNSPTYSLFFSATLTNLFLLTFLITDYAYEFAYSLATAAILICYLLVAIYQIKYSYEQKDNKQLFIGVVATAFQLIGITLAGFSYVLMCSIAYLPGFYFFIKACKENNRIINNLEKFTMVVISMAAVLTVGLIATGFIQV; encoded by the coding sequence TTGGTAAAACAGCAAAAAGGAATTAGTAAAATGGGCTTAATTGCCCTCGTAATTAGTTCGTCTCTGGGAAGTGGCGTGTTCGGGATAACCAGTGACTTAGCCAGAGCAGCTGCTCCAGGGCCAGCTATTATCGCTTGGATCATTGTTGGTATCGGTTTTCTAGCCTTGGTTTTATCCTTAAACAATCTAGCAGCGAAACGGCCGGATTTAGATGGTGGAATATTCGGCTATGCAGAAGAAACTTTTGGGAAGTTAGGTGGCTTTATCAGTGGATGGGGACATTGGCTATCTTGCTGGTTAGGAAACGTGGCGTTTGCAACCATTATGATGAGTGCAATCGGGAATTTTTTACCTGTTTTTGAAGGCGGACAAAATATTCCTTCTATTTTAATGGGAACGGTATTTATTTGGGCGTTGACATTACTTGTCAATAATGGGATGGAGAGTGCCAGTTTCGTTAATACGATTATCACCATCTGTAAACTCGTACCGCTCTTATTATTTTTAATCATTACAGCTGTTTCTTTTAAAGCCGGTGTCTTTACAAGCTCTTTCTGGGGCAATGTTTCAACAAATTTAATTCAAAATCCAGTTAACACTGCTACTATATTTGAACAAATAAAAGGTTGTTTAATGGTCATGATGTGGGTGTTTGTTGGGATAGAAGGCGCAAGTATTTTAGCTAACCGTGCTGAAAAACGCTCGGATGCACAACAAGCTACAATAATTGGATTAATTGGTTTGTTAACGATTTATATTTTAGCGTCACTTCTCCCTTATGGTGTTTTAACTCAAGATGAATTAGCTAGCGTTTCTCAACCTGCTATGGCTAATATCTTGCGCATGATTGTGGGAAATTGGGGAGCTGCTCTTATTAATATTGGTCTCATCATTTCTGTTCTAGGTAGTTGGTTATCATGGACCATGTTACCAGCAGAAACAGCCTTTCTGATGGCACGTGATGGTATTTTGCCAAAACGTTGGGGAAAAACAAATATTAACAATTCACCAACCTATTCATTGTTTTTCTCCGCTACTTTAACGAATCTTTTCTTGCTTACTTTCTTAATCACAGATTATGCCTATGAATTTGCATACTCGCTTGCAACAGCAGCTATTTTAATTTGTTACTTACTGGTTGCAATTTACCAAATAAAATATTCCTATGAGCAAAAAGATAACAAACAATTATTTATTGGTGTTGTCGCGACTGCCTTCCAGTTAATTGGCATTACATTAGCCGGTTTTTCTTATGTATTGATGTGTAGCATTGCTTATTTACCTGGTTTTTACTTTTTTATAAAGGCTTGTAAGGAAAATAACCGTATCATAAATAATTTAGAAAAATTTACCATGGTAGTCATTAGTATGGCAGCCGTTTTGACGGTTGGATTAATTGCCACTGGATTTATTCAAGTGTAA